The Kosakonia sacchari SP1 genome includes a window with the following:
- a CDS encoding YceH family protein, translating into MKYQLTAVEARVIGCLLEKQVTTPEQYPLSINGVVTACNQKTNREPVMNLAEHEVQTVLDELVKRHYLRTVSGFGNRVTKYEQRFCNSEFGDLKLSSAEVALITTLLLRGPQTPGELRTRGERMHQFSDMAEVENALEHLATREDGPYVARLPREPGKRESRFMHLFSGDVQTLVNVVEDVSPAEASLAARVDALEAEVAELKQRLDSLLAHLGD; encoded by the coding sequence ATGAAGTATCAATTAACCGCCGTAGAGGCGAGGGTGATTGGCTGTCTACTGGAAAAACAGGTGACGACGCCGGAGCAATATCCGCTCTCCATTAATGGTGTTGTCACGGCCTGTAATCAAAAAACCAACCGTGAACCGGTGATGAACCTTGCTGAACACGAAGTGCAGACGGTGCTGGATGAACTGGTCAAGCGCCATTATCTGCGCACGGTAAGCGGTTTTGGTAACCGGGTGACAAAATATGAGCAGCGTTTTTGTAATTCTGAATTTGGCGATCTCAAACTGAGTTCTGCCGAGGTGGCGCTCATCACCACGTTATTACTGCGCGGGCCGCAAACGCCGGGCGAGTTGCGCACCCGCGGCGAACGCATGCATCAGTTCAGCGATATGGCTGAAGTGGAAAATGCGTTAGAACACCTGGCGACGCGCGAAGACGGGCCCTATGTGGCGCGCCTGCCAAGAGAGCCAGGCAAACGCGAAAGCCGCTTTATGCATCTTTTCAGTGGCGATGTGCAGACGCTGGTGAATGTTGTTGAAGACGTCAGCCCGGCGGAAGCGTCACTTGCCGCGCGCGTCGACGCGCTGGAAGCGGAAGTGGCTGAACTGAAGCAGCGTCTGGATTCGCTACTCGCACATCTGGGAGATTAA
- a CDS encoding lipoprotein encodes MKRIIFAAVLLLSGVLVGCNQLTQYSISEQEINQALQKRNDFAKDIGVPGVADAHIVLNNLASEIGREEPNKITLTGDANLDMTSLFGNQKAIIKLKLKALPVFDKEKGAIYLQEMEVVNATVSPEKMQTVLQTLMPYLNQSLRNYFNQRPAYVLKEDSSKGEALAKKYAKGIEVKPGEIIIPLTD; translated from the coding sequence ATGAAGAGAATCATTTTTGCCGCAGTATTACTGTTGAGCGGTGTGCTGGTGGGGTGCAATCAACTGACCCAATATTCTATCAGCGAACAGGAGATTAACCAGGCGCTACAAAAACGTAACGACTTCGCCAAAGACATTGGTGTGCCCGGCGTTGCGGATGCCCATATTGTGCTGAATAACCTGGCCAGTGAAATCGGTCGCGAAGAACCCAATAAAATCACGCTGACCGGTGATGCGAATCTGGATATGACCTCGCTATTTGGCAACCAGAAAGCCATTATCAAATTGAAGCTCAAAGCGTTGCCGGTATTTGATAAGGAAAAAGGCGCGATTTACCTGCAGGAGATGGAAGTGGTTAACGCCACCGTGTCACCGGAAAAAATGCAGACCGTGTTACAAACGCTGATGCCCTATCTTAATCAGTCGCTACGCAATTATTTTAACCAACGTCCTGCCTATGTGCTGAAAGAAGACAGCAGCAAAGGCGAGGCGCTGGCGAAAAAATATGCCAAAGGGATTGAGGTGAAACC
- the grxB gene encoding glutaredoxin 2, with protein MKLYIYDHCPFCVKARMIFGLKNIPVELKILLNDDEVTPTKMIGQKMAPILQKDDSRYLPESMDIVHYVDKLDGKPLLTGKQNPKIEEWLRKVNGYVNKLLIPRFAKSPFDEFSTPQARAYFVAKKEAAIGDFAEHLSHSTGLAKNISDDLRALDKLIVQPNAVNGELSDDDIHLFPLLRNLTLVSGINWPSRVAAYRDNMAKQTQINLLSSMAI; from the coding sequence GTGAAACTCTACATTTACGATCACTGCCCGTTCTGCGTTAAAGCCCGCATGATTTTCGGCCTTAAGAACATCCCCGTCGAACTCAAGATCCTGCTCAATGATGACGAAGTCACACCCACAAAAATGATTGGCCAGAAAATGGCGCCGATCCTGCAAAAGGATGACAGTCGCTATCTGCCGGAAAGCATGGATATTGTTCACTATGTCGATAAGCTTGATGGCAAACCGCTGCTCACCGGCAAGCAAAACCCGAAAATTGAAGAATGGCTGCGTAAGGTGAATGGCTACGTTAATAAGCTGTTGATCCCGCGCTTCGCGAAATCGCCGTTTGATGAATTTTCCACGCCGCAGGCGCGGGCCTATTTCGTTGCCAAAAAAGAGGCCGCCATTGGCGATTTTGCCGAGCACCTCAGCCATTCCACAGGGCTAGCGAAAAATATCAGCGACGATTTACGTGCGCTGGATAAACTGATTGTTCAGCCCAACGCGGTGAACGGGGAACTCTCCGATGATGATATTCATCTCTTCCCGCTGCTACGTAACCTGACGCTGGTAAGCGGTATCAACTGGCCAAGCCGCGTTGCAGCGTACCGCGACAATATGGCGAAACAGACACAAATTAACTTGCTGTCATCGATGGCTATTTAA
- the rimJ gene encoding ribosomal protein S5-alanine N-acetyltransferase — MFGYRSNVPKVRLVTDRLVVRLVHERDAWRLADYYAENRQFLKPWEPVRDESHCYPSGWQARLSMINEFHKQGSAFYFALLDPEEKEIVGVANFSNVVRGSFHACYLGYSVGQKWQGQGLMFEALTTAIRYMQRTQHMHRIMANYMPHNKRSGDLLARLGFEKEGYAKSYLLIDGQWRDHVLTALTTQEWTPGR, encoded by the coding sequence ATGTTTGGCTATCGCAGTAACGTGCCGAAAGTACGCTTAGTAACAGACCGCCTGGTGGTTCGCCTGGTGCATGAGCGCGACGCCTGGCGGCTGGCGGATTATTACGCCGAAAACCGCCAGTTTTTAAAGCCCTGGGAACCCGTGCGCGATGAAAGCCATTGTTATCCTTCCGGTTGGCAGGCGCGCCTGAGCATGATCAATGAGTTTCATAAGCAGGGTTCCGCGTTCTATTTTGCGTTGCTCGATCCGGAAGAGAAAGAGATAGTCGGCGTGGCGAATTTCTCAAACGTGGTGCGCGGCTCTTTTCATGCCTGTTATCTGGGGTATTCCGTCGGCCAAAAATGGCAGGGGCAGGGGCTGATGTTCGAAGCGCTCACCACGGCAATTCGCTATATGCAACGCACGCAACATATGCATCGCATTATGGCGAACTACATGCCACACAATAAACGCAGCGGTGATTTGCTGGCGAGGCTTGGCTTTGAAAAAGAGGGCTATGCCAAATCGTATCTGTTAATTGACGGGCAATGGCGCGATCACGTGCTTACCGCATTAACCACGCAGGAATGGACCCCCGGTCGCTAA
- the mdtH gene encoding multidrug efflux MFS transporter MdtH, with protein MARISQARSLGKYFLLVDNMLVVLGFFVVFPLISIRFVDQLGWAALMVGIALGLRQFIQQGLGIFGGAIADRFGAKPLIVTGMLMRAGGFAAMAVAHEPWLLWLSCILSGLGGTLFDPPRSALVVKLVRPNQRSRFFSLLMMQDSAGAVIGALLGSWLLQYDFRLVCAAGALMFILCAAFNAWLLPAWKLSTVKAPVREGLTRVLRDKRFVTYVLTLTGYYMLAVQVMLMLPIMVNDIAGSPAAVKWMYAIEACLSLTLLYPIARWSEKRFRLEHRLMAGLLVMSFSLLPVGMVGTLQQLFTLICTFYIGSIIAEPARETLSAQLADARARGSYMGFSRLGLAFGGALGYAGGGWLFDAGKAFNQPELPWMMLGVIGMITSMALLWQFSHKRIRPTMLEPGA; from the coding sequence ATGGCGCGCATATCGCAGGCAAGGAGCCTGGGTAAATATTTCCTGCTTGTCGATAATATGCTGGTTGTTCTCGGCTTTTTCGTTGTCTTCCCACTGATTTCTATCCGCTTTGTTGACCAGCTTGGCTGGGCGGCGTTAATGGTCGGCATTGCCCTCGGTTTGCGTCAGTTTATTCAACAAGGTTTGGGGATTTTCGGCGGTGCGATTGCCGACCGTTTCGGTGCCAAGCCGCTGATTGTCACCGGCATGCTGATGCGCGCAGGCGGTTTTGCCGCGATGGCGGTGGCACATGAACCCTGGCTGCTGTGGCTCTCCTGTATTCTTTCCGGGCTGGGCGGCACGCTGTTTGATCCGCCGCGCTCCGCGCTGGTGGTGAAACTAGTGCGCCCCAATCAGCGTAGCCGCTTTTTCTCGCTGCTAATGATGCAGGACAGCGCGGGCGCGGTTATTGGCGCGCTGCTCGGCAGTTGGCTGCTGCAATATGACTTTCGTCTGGTGTGCGCAGCTGGTGCGTTGATGTTTATCTTGTGTGCCGCGTTTAACGCCTGGCTGCTGCCTGCCTGGAAACTCTCGACGGTGAAAGCGCCGGTGCGCGAAGGTCTGACGCGCGTACTGCGTGACAAGCGCTTTGTGACTTACGTGCTGACCCTTACCGGTTATTACATGCTGGCGGTGCAGGTTATGTTGATGCTGCCGATTATGGTGAACGACATTGCCGGTTCCCCGGCGGCAGTGAAGTGGATGTACGCCATTGAAGCCTGTCTGTCGCTGACGCTGCTCTACCCCATTGCTCGCTGGAGTGAAAAACGTTTTCGCCTTGAGCATCGCCTGATGGCGGGTCTGCTGGTGATGTCATTCAGCCTGTTGCCGGTGGGGATGGTCGGCACGCTGCAGCAACTCTTTACGCTGATTTGCACCTTCTACATCGGCTCCATTATTGCCGAGCCAGCGCGCGAAACGTTAAGCGCACAGCTGGCCGATGCCCGTGCGCGCGGCAGCTATATGGGTTTCAGCCGTCTTGGGCTGGCCTTCGGGGGCGCGCTTGGTTATGCCGGTGGCGGCTGGCTGTTTGACGCCGGGAAAGCATTTAATCAGCCGGAACTGCCGTGGATGATGCTTGGCGTTATCGGGATGATCACCTCTATGGCGCTGCTGTGGCAATTCAGTCACAAACGTATTCGTCCGACCATGCTTGAACCCGGTGCCTGA